Genomic DNA from Candidatus Nitrosopumilus koreensis AR1:
TGACTCATTTGATTTTTCAGAAACAACATATCCACATTTACCACAAAACTGTTCTCCAGTAACATTATCAGTCTGCATGGAATTTTTTCCACAGCGTAGACAGTTAGAATCTGTAATTGAGACCACCATGAAAGGTGCTTTATGCTGCCACCTTTTTTATTGGGATTTTAAGTGATGAAACATTTCTAATTTTTTCATCTTGTGATTCTAATTTTGAGTCAGATTGTGTATTGTCAATATCTGCATTCTCAAAGATTATATTTTCATTCGTTAATGCCGCACGAAATTTTTGAGACATTGTTTCATCCATTCGGGTTTTAAAAAACAAGAATTCTAATTCTAATCTTTTCAGCCTATTCATTTCAGATAATTCTTCTTCAATTCTTTTTGTCATGATCTATGTTCCATTCATCACACTTAAAGATGATTGTATTTGGAACGGATTTGCATTTTGTGAAGAAAAAAATGAGCGGAAAATCATTTTTTTAAACAATCACACCCACAAGAAAACATTCCAGCTTTTTCCATGCATTGATCATGATGCCCATTATAGCATTTGTTACAAATCACCATTAGAACTCACTTTTTTATGGGTTTTTTCGTGTTCCAACACTTTGGAAAATGTATCAGAAAATCCATCCCATTGGAATTTACATTTTTGACAATTGTATTTCATCTATTTTACCTTCTTAGAAATTGGAATTTCTATGGTGGAGACATCTCTTTTTCGCCCATCTTGAGATTCTAGTGATTCAGAATTGATTTTGACACATCCTACTTCAAATGCGTCTGTTTTTTTTAAGAGGACCTGAGTGACATCTACTGCAAGTCCAATACTCATACCTCTGGCCTTAATGACTATGGAATCTAATGAAGATAGTTGGATTATTGCAGAGGTGACATATGACATTAACGGTTTTTTTCCGATAAAAATTGTATCATGTGGTTTATCTAACATACAAAATTAGATGTAATGCCTCATTTAAAGTGGGTGTGTGAATCTAGTCACAAATATCATAAAAATGAAAAGAGAACATCATCTTTTCTTGTTATTGTTATTCAATACTAATTTTGATGCAAATCAATTATGTCAAATAGATCTTCAGCTCGTTTGATTATTTTTGAAGAACTGGTGTCTTTGTCAGCACTAATCAATACTAGATGATTGGTAGTGGGAACACTTATGATCATGACATTTTTCCTTCGTGATGTAATATAGTCAATTGGGCCAAGAATTTCATCTAGTTCTTGTCTCATTCGTAAATCAAGCATCATTTGCATATAGACCATCTTGATTTTTTCATCATCTAACAATCTTGGAATTCCTGATTTGAATTTGCTTGCTACTGGTCGTCCTAATTTGTTAATTACTGCAACATGCCTAATTTCATCCATTTGAACCAGTTTAGCACATGCATTGTCTAATGAACTAATTTTTTCAACTGAATTCATTTTGAATTCATAGTCCTGTTTTTGTGAGACTTTTCATGAACAAGAATCTCTTGAATTTTATCAGAGTTTCCTTCCCATTGAAAACTACATTTTCTACAATTGTAATTCATTTCTACAGTTTTTTATTATGAAAATTTACATATCAATGAAGAGTAAATTGATGAAAATTTGTACAAAGTTAATCAGTTGACTAAATTCTGAGTAAAGTCAATCATCAAAGCATTTTACGTTCTATTTTTGGGTAAGATTTATGCTCATAATCCCATGAAAATTGTGTTTTTAATGGATCATATGCTTTAACCATAATCCAAGATGAAGGACATGCTTCTTTATGTAATCGATAATCTTTTCCTACCACTTGTTCTTTATCAGTAATTATAAGAATATGCTTTGTTTTTTTATTTTCATCATAACACATATTGAATTTTATAAGAAATTTGTCGTGTCCAATTTTGAGTGTAGACAGTATTTTTGCATCAGATAAAATTGTAGAGGTACTGAATGTATTTGTAATAGAAGTGTGTTTTTTTATAAAATCCGGATCTCCATACAACATCATACATTTGTCCATAATGGGGTATGAAGGATATCTTTTACGAAACTCATCTTCGCCCATCTTCAAAAATTTTGAATGAATTGTAGTACAACGTATTTCATCTGATTTTTTTATAGAAATACTTGCAAAAGAATCAGGCAGAAAATAGATTGTAAATAGCATGGCAGCTATGAGAAAAACCAAAATTTTTTGCATGATTCACATATCCTTCAAATAATAAGAAAAGAAACATGTCTCAATTTTCATACATGGACAGGGTTTGGTTTGAGGCATGTTTCCTTGTTTTATTATTCTTCATCAGTACTTGCTTTTCGTTTTCTTTTTACCAATGTTTTTGCCCCCACAACAAAATCCAAAAATCAGTATTTTAGATATGAATCGGTTATTTTCTTCCAGAACAAAGTCAACCAGTTAACTTCATCTATGCTTTAATCAAGAAATATCGTTCTTAAATTTAGAATTAACTACATTAATTTGAGACATATTTGAAAAAGATTAGAAAAAAGCTGTTTTTTGAAGATAGCGAAATGGTAAAAAACTGCAAATATTGCAATAAAGAATTTAGCAATAATTCCAGTGAATACTGTTCAAAAAAATGCGCAAGTATGAATGTTTGAGGTAATATGCTGTTTGAGAAATGCATATGTTGCGGCAGACAATTTGTTGATGATTCAGAAGATTATTGTTCCTATCAATGCGAACTCATTGCATCCATAACAAAAAAGAAATTCTATTTAAAAAAGAATCTCAGATAATTTCATTTTGACAAAGTTACACCATCATCTTTGAGATTAAGAGATTCAAAGATTCTTCAAACTTTTTGTTTAATTTTTGAAGATGTACTGGTTTGACAGATAGAGATTCTGCATCAAACCAGGGTTCAGATAGATACAAGTCTCTATTCATCTCAACTTGAATCCATGGAATAGGCTTATTTCCATATGTTTTTGTAATGTATCCCCCATGAAATGGATCATTTAGGGATATTTCTTGTCTATCAATCGAATAAGATTTAGAGATGCAATCAGCTAAAAGTTCAATCATTTCGTCTGAACATGTGTTTCCGTCTTGATTTGAAAGACAAAACAACGGGCGTTTCTTGTCTTTGCCATCTGGAGAAATTCCAGGTGCAACGGATGCCATGGAATGGCAATCAAGACATAACTGTAAATCCAGCTCGGAAAAGCTCTTTTGGAGGGTTCTATGATAAGGCATATAGTATAACTCAATCAACATGTTTCTAAGAGAATCATCAGGTTCTTTTCCTGAAATATAGATTGGTTTTTCATAACATGTCAAACTTTTGATTAGTCCATCAGAGTTATCAGGAGGCATATCTTGTAATGAGCGGTTAAGATCAACAAATGCTCTTGCAATATCTGTCTTGACTACACGTTGAACTTTGTCTCCTAAATCATATAGTTCAACTACAAAAGGATCAGAGTCATCAAACAAATCTTTATTTGTAATTGCCAGATGCCCATCAAGTTCATTTGGTTTTTTAGTTCCTCCATGTGGGATGGACAGTAATATCGGTAGCTTGTTCAATCTAATCCTTCAGCTGTCCCATCACGTCTGACCTCTGCTACACCATGAAATCCTTGTTGTGATTGTAATTTCATTGTGGCATGAATTGCACCATGATAAAACGAGTATCTTTCTTTGACAGAAATTTGATATCCCATGTCTTTAAGATATTGTACTATTTCATCACGAAATCCACCATCCTCTATACTGACTGTGCCGCCAATTGAACAATGAAATCTAGGGCGTTTGATAGCATCACTCATTGGAAGATTACCATCAATAATCCTAGATAGAAATTGAGTGATTGTTGAAAAAATTCTTTGACTTCCAGGACTTCCAACGACCATCCACAGTTTAGAATCATTGAAGATCAATGCAGGTGAAACAGAAGTCCAAGGAATTGCATTTGGTCGAATATAGAACGGATGGTTTGGATTTGTAAATTCAAAAGCTGACATGTAATTATTATACAAAAATCCCAATCCTTCAGCCGCAGCTTTTGAACCATAAGCTAATTCAATTGACTGTGTGATTCCTACTGCATTTCCCTCATTATCCATAGTTGAAAGATGAGTTGTATCCTCTCCTCCAAAATCAGGATCCATCATAGGTAATGTAGCATCCATGGAATTGTGGATTGAGTCTGCCATTTGTTTTGCAAAAGATCTTTGAAGGTGAAGTTTGTCTTGTGTTTGTTTGTAAGTGTGTCGATTAAATGGACGCTGTAATCGGTGCAAAAATGCCTTTCTGAAAGTTTCTGCTACAAAGTGATACGAACTTGGTTTTGAACTTCTTAGGAATTTTGATGGTAGGTGATTTAACATCATTAATGTGAGTAGTAAAGTTCTTCCGGCAGCTGGAGGAGGCATTGTTGTAACTGTAAAATGCCTGTATTTTCTGCTGAGCGGTTTTTTGATGATTGGTTCTGGCATGTATGCCAAATCTTCCTCTCGAATCAAGCCCTTGTTCTTTTTCATATCTTGAGAAATTTTCTTTGCAATAGAGCCATGATAAAAAACAGTATATCCGTATTCAGAAATTATCTTTAATGTTTCAGCTAGATCATGTTGTACAAATGTGTCTCCTACGTCATAAGGAACCTGTCCATCTTTCAAAAAATATTTGGCACCTGATTTTGATTTTATTGAGAGGAATTTGTCAAGTTCCCTTATTTGCAAATCGTGTTGTAGTTGTGTGATTTTGTATCCCTTTTTTGCAATCCGTATAGACGGAGCAACAATTTTTTGCCAAGACAACTGTCCAAATCTTTCATGCATAAAACCTACTGTTGCCAAGGTGCTTGGAATAGTAGTTGCTCTGTAGCCTAGTTTACGCTTTTTTTGTAATCTGTATTTTGATGAATGAGCTAAAGACGGTGCACGGCTTGAACCATCAATTGCAAATGATTTTCCATTGTAATGCATTATGACCATTGATTGACCGCCAAGTCCTGATGCTTGAGGTTCGCATACTCCTAAAGCTAACGCAGTTGCACATGCAGCATCAATTGCATTTCCTCCTTTTCTGAGCATCTCAACACCTGCTTTTGTAGCATCAGGAAACGCTGATGCAACCATTCCCTTTTTGGCAACGGCGCATTTCTTATCTGCAGTAGGCACAAATGCTTTTTCTATATGTTCTACATCCAATCCATTTCTCCTCTAATTTGGCGGCAAATCCTTTCCACAATGTGGACATGTGTTGTTGCTCCGTTCTTTTCTTTTTCGGAGTTCCTCAGTAAATGCAGACGCCATGATACCTGTTGGTATTGCATATACAGCAATACCTAAAATTGCCACGCCTGCACCGATAACTTTACCCAGTATGGTTACAGGATAAACATCCCCATATCCAATAGTTGTCAGTGTTATTACACCCCACCACATAGATGCAGGAATACTTGAGAATATTTGGGGTTGTGCCTCATGTTCTGCATAATACATCAGACTAGATGCAAAAATTAACACTATGAAAAGAATAAAGAATGCAACAGCCAAATCCCCTGCTTTTGCTTTGAAAACTTCTCCAAGTGTCTGCATTGGTTCAGAATATCTAGCAAGCTTGAACAATCTGAATAGTCTCAGAAGACGTATTATTCTGATGAATCGCATATCTGCAACCACAAACGGTAAGAAGAAAGGCAGTATTGCAGCTAAATCTATCAGCATCATTGGAGTAAATACAAATCTTAGCAATGCAAATTTTTTATTCTGATACTTTGGATTTAGTTTACAAACAATTAATCTCCCAGCATATTCTGCTGTGAAAACTAATACTGAAAATATTTCAAAAGGAGTAAACAGATAGCCGTATTCATCTAAAACAGATTCTTCTGTTTCAATAATTACAAATAACACATTTACTGCAATCAAAGATATTATGAAAATTTGAAAGCCTTTTGCAAGTTTATCATTTGTAGTGCCTTCAAGAATTTCATAAGTTCTTTGTAAGATGACGTTAACCATGATAAGATTACTACATCCACCGCTTCTTTTTGAAATATGCTATCATAGTAGTTGCAATAATTCCCATAGCTCCAAGCATTACAAAATAGCTTCCCTCCCATGCTAGTTCTGGAACATATGAAAAGTTTGTTCCATAGATTCCAGCTATGAATGTTATTGGAATGAATATGGATGCAATAATTGTAAGAGTCTTCATGACTTCATTCATTCTGTTGCTTACACTGGAAAGATAGGTATCCAACATACCTCCAATTACATCTCTTAATCCTTCTATAGAATCAGTAACCTGAATTGTATGGTTATACACATCACGAAGATACGGTCGGGTTGTTTCTGAGATCAGAGTTGATGAGTCACGTTCTAGAGCATTAATGATTTCTCTTCCGGGCCACATTGCTTTTCTTAATGCAATCATTCTACGCTTGAGTGTTTGTATGGTCTGCATGGTTTCAGCAGAAGGATTTTGCATCAATTCCTCTTCCAGATTTTCAGTGACATCTCCAATCTTTTCCAATACTAGAAAATAACTATCAACAATAGCATCAATTATAGAATAAGCTAAGTAGTCACTTTTGCGTTTACGAATTGTGCCAGTGTTGTCTCGCAGTCTTTTTCGAATACCATTAAAAAAATCATCCTCAATTTCTTGAAAAGTCACAAGGTAATGTTCAGCCAAAATAATTGAGACTTGTTCTAATTCTAATTTTCCTGTTTCAACAACATAATGAGGCATTTTCAATATGATCATAATATAATCATCAGAGATCTCTACAGAAGGACGTAGTTCGGTGTTCATAATATTTGATTGATGAAGTGCATGAATGCCAAAGTTATCGCCAAAAGTTTTGATGATGTTTGGATCATGAATGCCAATTACATTTACCCAAGATACATTTGGTTTGTGTTTAGAATCAAGACATTCATCAAAAGTTGCATCATGAATTTCATTGATGTTATCACCGTCATATTCTATCAGATTGATAATTGCCTTGTCTACTTTTTTTTCACCTACATGAATTAAAGCACCAGGGCGTTGACCAACAGTGTCTGATAGCGTAGTTTTTTGTGTCTTGGTAGGATTCCTAATTCTCATCATGTTAGGAATATCTTGTAATCCAAAATCCCTAGTGATTTGTTTGACGGCAGAAGCTTTGCTTGCAACACCTACAATGATAAATCCAGCAATTATTGAAAAAAGAATACTAACAGCTAAGGGTGTGAAATTCCCTACAAGTGCAGCTTGGTAGATTGCAGATACGTCAGTTTGTGTTCCAGTGCTGGCTATCAATCCAATTACTGAGTCCAACAAGAAAAACAAGAAAGAGATAGATGCACCGATAATTATTGCAGTGAAAATTGTAATTTTTGGTGGAACCTCTATGTATGGTTCACCTTTGTATGGAGACAAATATTTCTTGTAACGTATTATCAACAAAGCCATTATGGTGATGATGATGGTAGATGTTATCCACCATGCAACAAGCCATGGTCCTTGAGAAGTTCCAATTTGTTCAACACCTGAAATAAGATCTTGGATGTTGCCCGTAAGAGGTATTGAAAGCAGTGATGTAGCAATACCAATAACAATCTGATACAAAAATGCAAAAATAAACCCGTAAACAAGTCTGTTTATAATTATTCCAAAACTATTGTTCATTGTAAATACTCCTTTGCAGTATTTTCTCAGCATAAATTGATGTCTGTTGGTTTTTTTCTAAATCCATTTAGTACTCCATATCTATTTACTACATCGATATAATACCGATGCCAGTAATGCAGAGCGTTCTACTATGCTGTCATGAAGGATATATTCTTGGGTGGAACGATATCTATGACCAATAGGACCAAATCCATCTAATGCAGGCAATCTAGAAGGCACGTTACTAATATCTGAAGACATTATCTGTTCATGACGTTTTATTTTCAACTCATGTTTTTTAGCTAGTTCCTCCACAATTTCATAAAACCGTTTATCAGATGCTTCCTCAATAACAGGAGGTCTTGTTTGTATTTGGTTTATTGCAACTTCTAGGTTTTTTTGTCCAGATTCCTTCTTTTGCATAATGGTTCTAATCTTAGAATCCATTGTTTTCCCCAGTGCAGGAGTTTTGAAACTACATACTAATGTCAGGGTGGCATAATTTGGAGTATGTCCATGAGTGCCTTGTGCAACAACAGATGTTGTTCTCAAACGATAATTTTTTTCATCTTTTGAAAGCTTTTCAATTGCTGCAATCTTTTTGCCAAGTATTGGAATGATTCCATGTATATCAGAAGATGTAGAGTTAGGCGGAGTAGTAAATCTAATTTGATAATCATTTCTACCATAACACGTTGTAATAATTCCACCTTCTTTACTTGCAGATTTTAATCCGATGATATATTTTGATTTTCTAGAATATTGTTGGACAAGTTTTTTGCTAAAACGTCCGCCCAGACTATCATCAGTTGTAAGCAAAACACCGCATTTGATTTTCTTGAGACGTTTTGAATAGCGTAAGGCGTGCAATGCACCTAACATTACGGTCAAGCCCCCTTTACTTTCAGCTATTCCAGAACCATAAATTCTATCATCGTCTTCAAAATATGAAATAAGATCATTTGGTCCGTAATGGGTATCCATATGAGAAATTATCAGTACATCATTTTTCTCTTCGTCATGATTTTTAAAATAACGTATATCTCCAACATCAAGTTGCCTATACAAATGCTCAGAGAAACCAAGATGTTTCATTCTTCTAGACAACATTGAGCCTAACTTGTTCACATTATCAATATTATATACATGGGTATTCAGGTTGACAAAATTTCGTAAAGTTTCTTTTTGACTTTGCAGATGGCTTCTCAAATAAGTACGGGCAACGATACGAAGAGGTTGAGTAAGATCAGGTTCTGTTTCTGCCAGATGAGAAGAACCAAAATATCTTATTGTTGCAACATCTAAAATTTTATTGATTAAAGATTCGTAAGTGTATCCTGCTGTTTTGGCAGCATAAAACAAAGAGCCACCTATACCTAAACTCGCCATGGAGTTTAGTTCAAGAATGTAAAGATTTCCATCTTTGTCCATCCTAAAATCCACTCTACTATAATCATTCAGCCCCAATGCAGCAAATGCTTGTATGCACATTTGTTTTATCTCCTCTGTTTTTTCTTTGGATATTTTTGCAGGACATGTTTTATCAACTCCACCTATTT
This window encodes:
- a CDS encoding DNA-binding protein, translated to MLDKPHDTIFIGKKPLMSYVTSAIIQLSSLDSIVIKARGMSIGLAVDVTQVLLKKTDAFEVGCVKINSESLESQDGRKRDVSTIEIPISKKVK
- a CDS encoding DUF6659 family protein, giving the protein MNSVEKISSLDNACAKLVQMDEIRHVAVINKLGRPVASKFKSGIPRLLDDEKIKMVYMQMMLDLRMRQELDEILGPIDYITSRRKNVMIISVPTTNHLVLISADKDTSSSKIIKRAEDLFDIIDLHQN
- a CDS encoding N-formylglutamate amidohydrolase — protein: MNKLPILLSIPHGGTKKPNELDGHLAITNKDLFDDSDPFVVELYDLGDKVQRVVKTDIARAFVDLNRSLQDMPPDNSDGLIKSLTCYEKPIYISGKEPDDSLRNMLIELYYMPYHRTLQKSFSELDLQLCLDCHSMASVAPGISPDGKDKKRPLFCLSNQDGNTCSDEMIELLADCISKSYSIDRQEISLNDPFHGGYITKTYGNKPIPWIQVEMNRDLYLSEPWFDAESLSVKPVHLQKLNKKFEESLNLLISKMMV
- the ggt gene encoding gamma-glutamyltransferase, encoding MDVEHIEKAFVPTADKKCAVAKKGMVASAFPDATKAGVEMLRKGGNAIDAACATALALGVCEPQASGLGGQSMVIMHYNGKSFAIDGSSRAPSLAHSSKYRLQKKRKLGYRATTIPSTLATVGFMHERFGQLSWQKIVAPSIRIAKKGYKITQLQHDLQIRELDKFLSIKSKSGAKYFLKDGQVPYDVGDTFVQHDLAETLKIISEYGYTVFYHGSIAKKISQDMKKNKGLIREEDLAYMPEPIIKKPLSRKYRHFTVTTMPPPAAGRTLLLTLMMLNHLPSKFLRSSKPSSYHFVAETFRKAFLHRLQRPFNRHTYKQTQDKLHLQRSFAKQMADSIHNSMDATLPMMDPDFGGEDTTHLSTMDNEGNAVGITQSIELAYGSKAAAEGLGFLYNNYMSAFEFTNPNHPFYIRPNAIPWTSVSPALIFNDSKLWMVVGSPGSQRIFSTITQFLSRIIDGNLPMSDAIKRPRFHCSIGGTVSIEDGGFRDEIVQYLKDMGYQISVKERYSFYHGAIHATMKLQSQQGFHGVAEVRRDGTAEGLD
- a CDS encoding ion transporter codes for the protein MVNVILQRTYEILEGTTNDKLAKGFQIFIISLIAVNVLFVIIETEESVLDEYGYLFTPFEIFSVLVFTAEYAGRLIVCKLNPKYQNKKFALLRFVFTPMMLIDLAAILPFFLPFVVADMRFIRIIRLLRLFRLFKLARYSEPMQTLGEVFKAKAGDLAVAFFILFIVLIFASSLMYYAEHEAQPQIFSSIPASMWWGVITLTTIGYGDVYPVTILGKVIGAGVAILGIAVYAIPTGIMASAFTEELRKRKERSNNTCPHCGKDLPPN
- the corA gene encoding magnesium/cobalt transporter CorA, with the translated sequence MNNSFGIIINRLVYGFIFAFLYQIVIGIATSLLSIPLTGNIQDLISGVEQIGTSQGPWLVAWWITSTIIITIMALLIIRYKKYLSPYKGEPYIEVPPKITIFTAIIIGASISFLFFLLDSVIGLIASTGTQTDVSAIYQAALVGNFTPLAVSILFSIIAGFIIVGVASKASAVKQITRDFGLQDIPNMMRIRNPTKTQKTTLSDTVGQRPGALIHVGEKKVDKAIINLIEYDGDNINEIHDATFDECLDSKHKPNVSWVNVIGIHDPNIIKTFGDNFGIHALHQSNIMNTELRPSVEISDDYIMIILKMPHYVVETGKLELEQVSIILAEHYLVTFQEIEDDFFNGIRKRLRDNTGTIRKRKSDYLAYSIIDAIVDSYFLVLEKIGDVTENLEEELMQNPSAETMQTIQTLKRRMIALRKAMWPGREIINALERDSSTLISETTRPYLRDVYNHTIQVTDSIEGLRDVIGGMLDTYLSSVSNRMNEVMKTLTIIASIFIPITFIAGIYGTNFSYVPELAWEGSYFVMLGAMGIIATTMIAYFKKKRWM
- a CDS encoding M20/M25/M40 family metallo-hydrolase, which encodes MKVSLIYNEKQIDPNDVINVFGMTTKEHYSPKAVERVARALEKGGHAVKVIEGDMHLADELREFMPKVVSGENPGMVFNMAYGIQGQNRYTHVPAMMEMLGIPYIGSGPAGHAIVQDKVMTKIVLQRNNIPTPGFWVFKTPEDVFDDLVFPVIVKPKLESTSMGMEVVDNWNDLRKAVKTQIEKFQQDILVEQFISGREFAVGLIGNSPNIEVLPVVEINLGHPDQIQTISDKKKIGGVDKTCPAKISKEKTEEIKQMCIQAFAALGLNDYSRVDFRMDKDGNLYILELNSMASLGIGGSLFYAAKTAGYTYESLINKILDVATIRYFGSSHLAETEPDLTQPLRIVARTYLRSHLQSQKETLRNFVNLNTHVYNIDNVNKLGSMLSRRMKHLGFSEHLYRQLDVGDIRYFKNHDEEKNDVLIISHMDTHYGPNDLISYFEDDDRIYGSGIAESKGGLTVMLGALHALRYSKRLKKIKCGVLLTTDDSLGGRFSKKLVQQYSRKSKYIIGLKSASKEGGIITTCYGRNDYQIRFTTPPNSTSSDIHGIIPILGKKIAAIEKLSKDEKNYRLRTTSVVAQGTHGHTPNYATLTLVCSFKTPALGKTMDSKIRTIMQKKESGQKNLEVAINQIQTRPPVIEEASDKRFYEIVEELAKKHELKIKRHEQIMSSDISNVPSRLPALDGFGPIGHRYRSTQEYILHDSIVERSALLASVLYRCSK